In a single window of the Gemmatimonadota bacterium genome:
- the lepB gene encoding signal peptidase I produces the protein MPKKKSVTIEYIKAILLAFALALFIRIFIVQAFRIPSGSMENTLLVGDFLLANKFIYGARIPLIDIRLPAWRSPDPGDIVIFQYPRDPSRDFIKRIVAGPGQKVEIKDKILYVDDKRATDPSKSKYIDSVILKRRSVANTRDNYGPKIVPEDCYFVMGDNRDSSEDSRYWGFLKRDLIRRKAFVLYWSWAPDDRVPAYSNITSLLSIAFYNLFHFPERVRWQRIGMLVE, from the coding sequence ATGCCCAAAAAAAAATCCGTGACTATCGAATATATCAAAGCCATCTTACTCGCGTTTGCACTCGCGCTTTTTATTCGCATATTTATCGTGCAGGCATTTCGCATTCCTTCGGGATCGATGGAAAACACTTTGCTGGTCGGGGATTTTTTGCTGGCGAACAAATTTATTTATGGCGCTCGCATTCCCCTTATCGATATTCGCCTGCCAGCGTGGCGCTCGCCAGATCCCGGCGATATTGTCATTTTTCAGTATCCCAGAGATCCGTCCCGCGATTTTATCAAACGCATTGTTGCAGGTCCCGGGCAGAAAGTTGAAATCAAAGATAAAATCCTTTATGTTGACGACAAGCGCGCGACTGATCCGTCCAAATCCAAATATATCGATTCTGTTATTCTCAAACGGAGGTCGGTAGCCAATACGCGGGATAACTACGGACCTAAGATCGTGCCCGAAGACTGTTATTTTGTGATGGGCGATAACCGCGACAGCAGCGAAGACAGTCGATACTGGGGCTTTCTCAAGCGCGATCTCATTCGGAGGAAAGCATTTGTTCTTTACTGGTCCTGGGCACCAGATGATCGCGTTCCCGCATATAGCAATATAACTTCTCTGCTCAGTATTGCGTTCTATAATCTGTTCCATTTCCCAGAACGCGTGCGCTGGCAGCGCATTGGCATGCTCGTGGAGTGA
- the lepA gene encoding elongation factor 4 translates to MNLQNIRNFSIIAHIDHGKSTLADRLLEQTQTLSKFQMQDQVLDSMDLERERGITIKSHAIRMDYTAPDGQIYELNLIDTPGHVDFSYEVSRSLTACEGALLLVDAAQGVEAQTVSNVLLAMEHDLFIIPVINKIDLPGAEVDRVVMQLHDLLGVEEEEIVKISAKEGIGIDKLLAAIIDEIPPPEGNPDAPLKALIFDSIFDQYRGVVAYVRVFDGVLKKNMPIRLFSTHQNYDAEEIGTLKLKRIKQQNLSAGEVGYLIAGIKDLEDARVGDTVTGSANPAPHPLPGYQEVKPMVFAGLYPVSSDDFENLRSALEKLHLNDASLSYEPETSTALGFGFRCGFLGLLHMEIVQERLDREFDIDIITTVPNVEYRVRLTSGEQIDVQNPAEMPPAGNIEDIAEPILDAQILVPSEYVGNIMRIAQDRRGHYRTTEYIDPTRALLRYDLPLSEIVLDFYDRLKSVSRGYASFDYEYKKHQAADLVKLELLINGEPLDALSAIVHRDKAYEWGRALSQKLKALIPRQLFEVVIQAAIGAKVISRETVRPFRKNVTAKCYGGDITRKRKLLERQKEGKKRMKQVGAVEIPQEAFLAVLQMEV, encoded by the coding sequence ATGAATCTCCAGAATATTCGAAATTTTTCCATTATCGCGCATATTGATCACGGTAAATCGACTCTGGCCGACCGGTTGCTCGAACAGACGCAAACTCTGAGCAAATTTCAGATGCAAGATCAGGTGCTCGATAGCATGGACCTCGAACGCGAGCGGGGTATTACCATCAAGTCGCACGCCATTCGCATGGATTATACGGCGCCAGATGGTCAGATCTACGAACTCAATCTCATCGATACGCCGGGTCATGTCGATTTCTCTTATGAGGTCTCGCGCAGCCTTACCGCGTGTGAAGGGGCGTTGCTCCTCGTTGACGCGGCGCAGGGAGTTGAAGCCCAAACCGTTAGCAATGTCCTCCTCGCCATGGAGCACGACCTGTTCATCATTCCCGTGATTAACAAAATTGACCTGCCCGGTGCCGAGGTCGATCGCGTAGTGATGCAACTTCACGATTTGCTCGGTGTCGAAGAAGAAGAAATTGTCAAAATCAGTGCTAAAGAGGGCATTGGGATCGATAAACTCTTGGCTGCCATCATTGATGAGATACCGCCCCCTGAAGGGAATCCGGATGCACCGCTTAAGGCTCTCATTTTCGATTCCATCTTCGATCAATATCGAGGTGTCGTGGCTTATGTGCGCGTTTTTGATGGTGTTTTGAAAAAAAACATGCCCATTCGTCTCTTTTCAACCCACCAAAATTACGACGCCGAAGAAATTGGCACTCTCAAACTCAAACGCATCAAACAACAAAACCTCAGTGCGGGCGAAGTCGGATATCTCATCGCGGGTATCAAAGATCTTGAAGACGCTCGGGTTGGCGATACCGTTACCGGCTCTGCTAATCCCGCCCCTCATCCCTTGCCCGGCTACCAGGAAGTCAAACCCATGGTCTTTGCCGGACTTTATCCCGTATCATCAGATGACTTTGAAAACCTTCGCTCTGCGCTCGAAAAACTGCACCTTAACGATGCGTCATTGTCCTACGAACCCGAAACTTCTACAGCACTCGGTTTCGGGTTCCGATGTGGCTTTCTGGGCCTGCTTCACATGGAAATTGTCCAGGAGCGACTGGACCGCGAATTTGACATAGACATCATCACGACTGTGCCCAATGTCGAATATCGCGTGCGTCTGACCAGTGGCGAGCAAATCGATGTGCAAAATCCCGCTGAGATGCCACCTGCGGGAAATATAGAAGATATTGCCGAACCCATACTCGATGCTCAAATTTTGGTGCCCTCTGAATATGTGGGCAATATTATGCGTATTGCACAAGATCGTCGGGGTCATTATCGGACGACCGAATACATCGATCCCACCCGTGCCCTCTTGCGCTATGATCTGCCGTTATCCGAAATTGTTCTCGATTTCTACGACCGCCTCAAATCGGTCTCGCGCGGTTATGCATCGTTTGACTACGAATACAAAAAACACCAGGCAGCGGATCTGGTCAAACTCGAGCTGCTCATCAATGGCGAACCCTTAGACGCACTCTCTGCAATTGTTCACCGCGATAAAGCCTATGAATGGGGGCGCGCATTGAGTCAAAAACTCAAAGCACTGATCCCGCGCCAGCTCTTTGAAGTCGTTATTCAAGCGGCAATCGGTGCCAAAGTGATCTCGCGCGAAACCGTGCGTCCCTTCCGCAAGAATGTTACTGCCAAATGTTATGGCGGCGATATTACCCGCAAGCGCAAACTCCTCGAGCGTCAAAAGGAGGGCAAAAAGCGCATGAAACAAGTCGGAGCAGTAGAAATTCCTCAAGAGGCGTTTCTCGCTGTTTTGCAGATGGAAGTGTGA
- a CDS encoding choice-of-anchor D domain-containing protein — protein sequence MRYIYIFFFSFLISEAGVFAQTRGAIVTIAGGGLEDGDNVLATDVVLNRPLGIALDTRGNLYIADTDNHRIRRVDAITGIITTVAGTGEPGFSGNGGPATMALLNTPNAIAVDSAGNIYISSGGASESDVHNRRIRRIDAFGIITTVAGTGEGGFNDQVVPALQATFHEIVALTMLGDVALLISDSLDENGQGNNRVRQFNLANNTVGTIAGNGSAQASNIQDGRLATRAGLTPGQLAVTGLGDLLIADFNNGRIRRVSRAIQDTTVVAVINTVAGRGATPAEELSEDLYKGDGGPATGALFFSPSGVAVDEAGNIYIGDTGNNRIRVVETETGNVLTIVGTGVAGEGPEGTLGLLSDLGQPTHLLIDGDGDLIFIDAFNNRIRKLRDPAFRMPLFNAISTDVIFGRVSVGDPAVRHLRVENRGNLPVRIETAISDNPGFRVLSELPFEVGIAQIAELEIIFDPVRTGVARGVITITTNDSRIPSATVNVQGWGDAANIGLFPSDVLIFDRTSIGQSQTLSVRISNLGAGVLVVPNATTTDSQFVVEQTDVLRIESGQSQRLPIIFRPQSEDLQQAVLTIFSNAPGTPAVRLQLQGIGQSAQPGGFVDVSPNMGLGDTGAGFGAAWADFDNDNDPDFYLVRSREPNRLYRNDGTGFTDIAPALGIGDSGDGSAGIWGDVDGDGDLDLYVTNFGESNRLYRNDGAGFTDIATIFGVDDSGDGYGAAWADYDRDGDLDLYVANFGANRFYQNDGNGFSERADSLGIGDIESGIQPAWGDFDNDGDPDLFLANSGPNRLFRNDGEQFTSVENVFSPVDTGPSFGATWGDFDNDGDLDLFIPYFGAANRFYINEDNGVFRDRAPEMMLDHDGRSRGAVWGDFDNDGDLDLYVTNSDQPNLYYQNEDGLFVEMSDSLGVALNADSRGVALADYDNDGKLDLYVAVQDGPDALFRNREADGNWFAIRLRGTDSSTDAIGTRLKIEFKDGDGNNRQAIREVTGGASFLSQDALLPTFGVGKAEKIEVLSLRWPSGIVQQFRSDRDNLSVNRVIDITERPSLPPARVLLFADAANLLANGISEIELTAQIVTIDNRPLPTSDQAVIFRIESGSGLIISSERSEPAGGDSVAVRDGVAYARFRAGQDQGRVVIVAESAGLESGRVEIELIKPFAEDALTMRTIAGSGDEGGGFQGDGGAAIEARLQRPQGVLVDPSGNIYIADTENHRIRSVSLETGIIQTIAGTGVAEDLAAPRGMVLQGDLLISQMGNHVVSTVQDEILFAFAGIGIGQFGGDGGRALDANLRSPAGLAIDSRGNVYIADTDNHRIRKVDANGIITTVVGSGDPDQGAFFGDGGVGTQARLNRPSAIAIDSRGNIYIADTDNHRIRKVDARGVIATIAGMGQNGFAGDGGAGTQAQLNAPQGIAVDERGYLFIADTNNHRIRLLDLDSGLIQTVAGTEVGQLDFEEGGALAISLNAPHGLALSPTGTLLIADAANHRIRELSVLFDMAFALPAVPREKTFDFNADGRIDFNDFRIFVNAFDSADMRFDLNADGRVGFGDFLHFARVYEVRSVK from the coding sequence ATGCGATATATTTATATATTTTTTTTTAGTTTTCTGATCTCGGAAGCGGGTGTTTTCGCCCAGACACGCGGTGCGATTGTCACCATTGCCGGTGGTGGTCTGGAAGATGGCGATAATGTGCTGGCAACGGATGTTGTGCTCAACCGTCCGCTGGGAATTGCGCTCGATACACGGGGAAATCTCTATATTGCGGATACGGATAATCACCGCATTCGACGGGTGGATGCGATAACGGGTATCATCACTACGGTCGCGGGTACTGGGGAGCCGGGATTTTCGGGCAATGGCGGGCCAGCGACAATGGCATTGCTCAATACTCCCAATGCCATTGCGGTCGATAGCGCGGGCAATATTTATATCAGTAGCGGTGGCGCGAGTGAAAGTGATGTTCACAATCGACGCATTCGGCGCATCGATGCTTTCGGTATCATCACTACGGTTGCGGGTACGGGCGAAGGTGGTTTCAATGATCAGGTGGTGCCCGCACTACAAGCCACGTTCCACGAAATTGTCGCACTGACGATGTTGGGCGATGTGGCTCTTTTAATCTCCGATAGCCTCGATGAGAATGGACAGGGCAACAACCGCGTGCGGCAATTTAATCTGGCGAATAATACCGTAGGCACAATCGCAGGCAATGGTAGTGCCCAGGCGTCGAATATTCAGGATGGGAGATTGGCAACTCGAGCGGGTTTAACCCCTGGGCAATTGGCTGTGACAGGTCTGGGCGATCTTTTGATTGCCGATTTTAACAATGGACGCATTCGGCGCGTCAGCAGGGCCATACAAGACACAACCGTCGTTGCCGTGATCAATACCGTAGCCGGACGGGGAGCAACCCCTGCGGAAGAACTGTCAGAAGATCTCTACAAGGGCGATGGTGGGCCAGCGACAGGTGCTTTATTTTTTTCTCCTTCGGGCGTTGCTGTCGATGAAGCTGGCAATATCTATATCGGCGATACGGGCAATAATCGCATTCGCGTGGTTGAAACGGAAACGGGCAATGTGTTGACTATCGTGGGAACGGGTGTTGCGGGCGAGGGGCCTGAAGGTACACTCGGTCTTCTGTCTGATCTGGGGCAGCCCACACATTTGCTGATTGATGGCGATGGGGACCTCATTTTTATCGATGCTTTCAACAATCGCATCCGGAAACTGCGCGATCCGGCGTTCCGAATGCCTCTTTTCAACGCCATCTCCACGGATGTCATCTTTGGTAGAGTTAGCGTTGGCGATCCGGCGGTGCGCCATTTGCGCGTTGAAAATCGAGGCAATTTGCCCGTTCGTATTGAAACAGCTATTTCCGATAACCCCGGGTTTCGCGTTTTGTCGGAATTGCCCTTCGAAGTTGGCATCGCACAAATCGCTGAACTTGAGATTATATTTGATCCTGTACGAACAGGCGTGGCAAGAGGTGTTATCACTATTACCACCAATGACTCGCGCATACCTTCTGCCACGGTCAATGTGCAGGGATGGGGAGATGCCGCCAATATCGGACTTTTTCCATCCGATGTTTTAATTTTTGATCGCACCTCTATTGGGCAATCTCAAACCTTGTCGGTACGCATTTCCAACCTCGGTGCTGGCGTGCTGGTGGTTCCCAATGCTACTACGACCGACTCGCAATTTGTTGTCGAACAAACCGATGTCCTCCGCATTGAATCCGGACAAAGCCAGCGACTTCCCATTATTTTCCGCCCGCAGTCCGAGGATCTCCAACAAGCCGTGTTGACCATTTTTAGCAATGCGCCAGGAACTCCTGCCGTTAGACTTCAATTACAGGGCATTGGGCAAAGTGCCCAGCCCGGCGGATTTGTCGATGTGTCACCCAACATGGGTTTGGGGGATACAGGTGCGGGATTTGGTGCGGCCTGGGCAGATTTTGACAACGATAATGATCCCGATTTCTATCTCGTACGCAGCAGAGAACCCAATCGCTTATATCGCAACGACGGTACGGGGTTCACAGATATCGCGCCAGCACTGGGTATTGGCGATTCCGGTGATGGCAGTGCGGGGATATGGGGGGATGTGGATGGCGATGGGGATCTCGATCTTTATGTCACCAACTTTGGCGAATCCAATCGCTTATATCGCAATGACGGTGCGGGATTCACAGATATTGCAACCATTTTTGGGGTTGACGACTCTGGAGATGGGTATGGCGCGGCCTGGGCAGATTATGACCGCGATGGGGATCTCGACCTCTATGTCGCTAATTTTGGCGCAAACCGCTTTTACCAGAACGATGGCAATGGTTTTTCCGAGCGTGCCGATAGTCTGGGCATAGGCGATATAGAGAGTGGGATTCAACCTGCCTGGGGCGATTTCGACAATGATGGGGATCCCGATTTGTTTTTGGCGAATAGCGGGCCCAACCGCCTTTTTCGAAATGATGGCGAGCAATTCACATCCGTAGAAAATGTTTTTAGCCCGGTTGATACCGGGCCGAGTTTTGGCGCGACGTGGGGCGATTTCGACAACGATGGAGACCTCGATCTGTTTATCCCCTATTTTGGTGCGGCTAATAGATTCTATATAAACGAAGACAATGGCGTGTTCAGAGATCGCGCGCCGGAAATGATGCTCGATCACGACGGACGAAGCAGAGGTGCGGTGTGGGGCGATTTTGACAATGATGGGGATCTCGATCTCTATGTGACCAATAGCGATCAGCCCAATTTGTACTACCAAAATGAGGACGGACTTTTTGTAGAGATGTCCGACTCTTTGGGCGTTGCTCTGAATGCCGACAGCCGCGGTGTTGCCCTTGCCGATTACGACAACGATGGTAAACTCGATTTGTATGTCGCAGTGCAGGATGGTCCCGATGCTCTTTTTCGCAATCGCGAAGCTGATGGCAATTGGTTCGCAATTCGGCTTCGCGGGACAGATAGCAGCACCGATGCGATTGGCACGCGCCTCAAAATTGAGTTCAAAGATGGGGATGGCAATAATCGCCAGGCCATTCGAGAAGTTACAGGAGGTGCTTCCTTTTTATCGCAGGACGCGCTCTTGCCCACATTTGGCGTGGGCAAAGCCGAAAAAATCGAAGTGCTCTCCCTGCGCTGGCCCAGTGGTATTGTGCAGCAATTTCGCAGTGATAGAGACAATTTATCGGTCAATCGCGTTATAGATATTACCGAACGACCGTCTTTGCCCCCTGCTCGCGTTCTTTTGTTTGCAGACGCGGCCAATTTGCTGGCCAATGGTATCTCCGAAATTGAACTCACCGCACAGATCGTCACGATAGACAACAGACCTTTGCCCACCAGCGACCAGGCGGTTATATTTCGCATTGAGAGCGGTAGTGGTCTCATCATTTCTTCTGAGAGGTCAGAACCCGCTGGCGGAGATTCTGTTGCGGTGCGCGATGGCGTGGCGTATGCGCGTTTTCGAGCAGGGCAAGATCAGGGGCGCGTTGTCATCGTTGCAGAAAGTGCTGGCCTGGAATCCGGGCGCGTTGAGATAGAACTCATCAAACCTTTCGCAGAGGATGCCCTGACTATGCGTACTATCGCTGGTTCGGGCGATGAGGGCGGTGGATTTCAAGGCGATGGCGGCGCAGCTATTGAGGCACGCCTTCAGCGGCCACAAGGCGTATTGGTCGATCCGTCGGGCAACATTTATATTGCGGATACAGAGAATCACCGCATTCGCTCCGTGAGTTTGGAAACAGGTATTATCCAGACCATTGCAGGGACAGGAGTAGCGGAAGATCTCGCTGCGCCTCGAGGTATGGTTCTTCAAGGCGATTTGTTGATCAGCCAGATGGGCAATCACGTTGTGAGCACGGTGCAAGATGAGATATTGTTCGCCTTTGCCGGAATCGGCATCGGTCAGTTTGGAGGCGATGGGGGGCGTGCTTTGGACGCCAATTTAAGAAGTCCCGCAGGGCTTGCCATTGACTCGCGTGGGAATGTCTATATCGCGGATACGGATAATCACCGCATTCGCAAAGTCGATGCCAATGGCATTATCACGACGGTTGTGGGTAGCGGCGACCCCGATCAGGGCGCATTTTTTGGCGATGGCGGGGTGGGCACACAGGCGCGCCTAAATCGCCCCAGTGCGATTGCCATTGACTCGCGTGGGAATATCTATATCGCCGATACGGATAATCACCGCATCCGCAAAGTCGATGCCCGCGGTGTTATTGCGACTATTGCGGGAATGGGACAGAACGGATTTGCAGGCGATGGCGGTGCGGGCACGCAGGCGCAACTCAATGCTCCACAGGGCATTGCCGTTGATGAACGGGGATATCTTTTTATTGCCGATACGAATAATCACCGCATTCGCTTGCTCGATTTGGACAGCGGTCTGATCCAGACTGTCGCGGGCACGGAAGTGGGGCAACTCGATTTCGAAGAAGGCGGCGCTCTCGCCATAAGTCTCAATGCCCCGCATGGCTTGGCTCTTAGTCCAACGGGCACCCTGTTAATTGCGGATGCGGCAAATCACAGAATACGAGAACTGTCTGTTCTATTTGATATGGCTTTTGCATTGCCTGCTGTTCCGCGGGAAAAAACCTTTGATTTCAATGCCGATGGTCGGATTGATTTCAATGATTTTCGGATCTTTGTCAACGCTTTTGACTCTGCGGATATGCGCTTTGATCTCAATGCCGATGGTCGGGTTGGTTTCGGCGATTTTCTGCACTTTGCCAGGGTTTATGAAGTGAGAAGTGTGAAGTGA
- a CDS encoding threonylcarbamoyl-AMP synthase produces MIALPTLQNINQAADIIKNGGLIAYPTETVYGLGADPYNAEAIQKIFTAKGRAEDKGIILLIRGADDFSTLVRTVSPTAQILIEAFWPGPLTLIFRANRNLSPALLGGRDTVALRHSSSPIATQLLTALGGPLTSTSANRSTEPPARSAYEVENALGEHLDLILDGGPSGSTLPSTLVDVSTDRAILLREGAIPAQKLRAHIHL; encoded by the coding sequence ATGATCGCACTGCCAACTCTTCAAAATATCAATCAGGCTGCCGATATTATTAAAAACGGCGGCCTGATTGCCTATCCGACCGAGACTGTGTATGGTCTGGGGGCAGATCCCTATAATGCTGAGGCTATTCAGAAAATTTTCACTGCCAAAGGACGTGCGGAGGATAAGGGGATTATTCTCTTGATTCGCGGTGCAGATGATTTTTCAACGCTTGTCCGCACTGTATCTCCGACAGCTCAAATACTTATCGAGGCATTTTGGCCAGGACCGCTTACCCTTATTTTTCGCGCCAATCGCAATCTTTCTCCCGCCTTGCTCGGCGGACGCGATACGGTGGCTCTCCGCCATTCGAGTTCGCCCATTGCCACCCAATTGCTCACTGCACTTGGTGGTCCCCTCACGAGTACGAGTGCCAATCGTTCTACAGAGCCTCCGGCGCGTTCGGCTTATGAGGTGGAAAATGCGCTAGGCGAGCATCTGGATCTCATTCTCGACGGTGGGCCTTCCGGCAGTACTCTCCCTTCCACGCTTGTCGATGTTTCTACTGACCGCGCAATTCTCCTGCGCGAAGGTGCTATTCCTGCCCAAAAACTCAGGGCGCATATTCACCTCTAA
- a CDS encoding homoserine kinase, giving the protein MEFRIRLPGSTANLGPGYDALGMALSIYNQVAVKIRSQPGVSFSIEGEGTDILPADEENLFYRAAQFTAQRAGKTLPGIDIHMHNIVPLARGLGSSSTAIVGGVVAANHLLCEPFSQMEMLDIATAIEGHPDNVSPCLLGGLTASTMDGNRVACVRALPPEELRAVVAIPEFELKTQDARNVLPNTISHRDAVFSTSRACIVTAALITGNFEHLAIGMQDRLHHPYRAKLIPGFDQILAAAVKAGAWGAALSGAGPTLVALTTQNADAIGQAMIDIWAAKNVQARYSILEIDPSGATIT; this is encoded by the coding sequence ATGGAATTTCGCATCCGCCTGCCCGGTTCCACTGCCAATCTCGGTCCCGGTTATGATGCACTGGGTATGGCGCTGTCCATTTACAATCAGGTCGCGGTAAAAATCCGTTCTCAACCGGGCGTGTCGTTTAGCATTGAGGGTGAAGGTACGGATATTTTGCCTGCCGATGAGGAGAATCTCTTCTATCGCGCCGCGCAATTCACCGCCCAACGCGCGGGGAAAACACTGCCCGGGATCGATATCCACATGCACAACATTGTGCCCCTTGCCCGGGGATTGGGTAGCAGTTCAACGGCCATTGTTGGCGGTGTTGTTGCAGCCAATCACCTCTTATGCGAACCCTTTTCGCAGATGGAGATGCTCGATATTGCCACCGCTATTGAAGGCCATCCCGACAATGTCTCACCCTGCTTGCTCGGCGGCCTCACTGCTTCTACTATGGATGGCAACCGCGTTGCGTGCGTGCGCGCCCTGCCTCCGGAAGAATTGCGCGCCGTGGTCGCTATTCCCGAATTTGAACTCAAAACTCAAGACGCTCGCAATGTTTTGCCCAATACCATTTCCCACCGTGACGCTGTTTTCAGTACAAGCCGAGCCTGCATTGTTACGGCAGCGCTGATCACGGGAAATTTTGAGCATCTCGCCATCGGCATGCAAGACCGCTTGCATCATCCCTATCGGGCAAAACTCATTCCGGGCTTTGATCAGATACTCGCAGCAGCGGTCAAAGCAGGGGCATGGGGTGCTGCGCTTTCGGGTGCGGGACCGACCCTCGTCGCGCTTACTACCCAAAATGCCGACGCTATCGGACAGGCTATGATTGATATTTGGGCGGCAAAAAACGTCCAGGCGCGTTATAGCATCCTCGAAATTGATCCATCGGGAGCCACCATCACATGA
- a CDS encoding cobalamin-independent methionine synthase II family protein yields MSENLDTILTTTVGSYPLPDWLVAAPSETAVVDATRVIFDTQRQAGIDLPTDGELYRFDINHPETNGMIEYFVRPMGGTRADFGRTEIETFRQRQSMDFRAKPAAVVDDALSEGSLDLLSDCLRAATVAGGSFKFTLTSPYMLARTLLDNYYGDFEALLMGVADVLADQVRGLPCACVQVDEANIPGNPEDGPIAAKAINRVLDAVDPDTEKAVHFCFGNYGGQTIQRGTWRALIDFLNDLHTDHLVLELAHRPDDDLVALKEIDPRIKLGIGVVDIKINHVETAEQIARRLDHAEKELGPGRIAFIHPDCGFWMLKRSVADQKIAALAQGRDLYLGSVK; encoded by the coding sequence ATGTCTGAAAACCTGGATACAATTCTCACCACCACAGTTGGGTCTTATCCGCTGCCCGACTGGCTCGTGGCAGCACCGAGTGAAACCGCTGTTGTAGATGCCACGCGCGTTATCTTCGATACGCAGCGCCAGGCAGGGATTGATCTGCCTACCGATGGCGAACTCTACCGATTTGACATCAATCATCCCGAGACCAATGGCATGATCGAATATTTTGTGCGTCCTATGGGCGGTACGCGCGCCGATTTTGGGCGTACTGAGATCGAGACATTTCGGCAACGACAATCCATGGACTTTCGCGCCAAACCCGCTGCTGTTGTCGATGACGCGCTCTCAGAGGGGTCGCTTGACTTGTTATCCGACTGTTTGCGTGCAGCAACCGTCGCAGGTGGTTCCTTCAAATTTACGCTTACCAGCCCCTATATGCTTGCCCGCACCTTGCTCGATAACTACTACGGAGATTTTGAAGCCCTGCTCATGGGGGTGGCCGATGTGTTGGCCGATCAGGTGCGCGGTCTGCCATGCGCCTGTGTACAGGTCGATGAAGCCAATATTCCGGGTAATCCCGAGGACGGGCCTATCGCAGCGAAGGCGATTAATAGGGTGCTCGACGCGGTTGATCCCGATACTGAGAAAGCTGTTCACTTTTGTTTTGGAAATTACGGTGGGCAAACCATCCAACGCGGCACATGGCGCGCGCTTATTGATTTCCTCAACGATCTGCACACCGATCACCTCGTGCTCGAACTGGCCCATCGCCCGGATGATGATCTGGTTGCTCTGAAAGAAATTGATCCGCGCATCAAACTGGGCATCGGCGTGGTTGACATCAAAATCAATCACGTTGAAACCGCCGAACAGATTGCCCGGCGCCTCGATCACGCCGAAAAAGAACTCGGCCCGGGACGCATCGCATTTATTCATCCCGATTGCGGGTTCTGGATGCTCAAACGCTCGGTAGCAGATCAGAAAATCGCAGCCCTCGCGCAAGGCAGAGATCTTTATTTGGGAAGTGTGAAGTGA
- the hemW gene encoding radical SAM family heme chaperone HemW encodes MHLGLYIHIPFCHSRCPYCDFAFVVGKNHMAKRYTDAVIVEMQNRMQTLRTPPVFNTLYFGGGTPSAIPPGQLNRITTNAKSAVAPDAEITAEANPNDRKHFEKLYEHGINRLSLGVQAFTDRALKALGRFHTASDAIVAFQAARDVGFKNISVDLMYGAPGQTPEEWATSIQRAIELCPEHISVYGLTIEPQTNFARRFQKGKLDVPPETDQAEMYIYAIDQLEAAGYTHYEISNFAQPGFASRHNLNYWHDRPYLGVGLSAHSYLDNRRSWNVRGITTYIQRIEATGYALEREEQLTPTQHIMERVMLGLRQRRGLCADFLSHPKIHKQYIAMANQHLLEQIDNRIRLTRQGLLFADLVCTELVREL; translated from the coding sequence ATGCACCTCGGCCTTTATATTCATATCCCATTTTGTCACTCGCGTTGTCCGTATTGCGATTTTGCATTTGTTGTGGGCAAAAACCACATGGCGAAACGCTATACGGATGCGGTGATTGTCGAGATGCAAAATCGCATGCAAACCCTCAGAACGCCGCCCGTGTTCAATACGCTATACTTTGGAGGAGGCACGCCTTCGGCAATACCGCCTGGACAGTTGAATCGGATCACGACAAATGCGAAAAGCGCGGTCGCTCCCGATGCAGAGATTACGGCAGAGGCCAATCCAAATGATCGCAAGCACTTTGAAAAATTATATGAACACGGCATCAACCGCTTGAGTCTGGGTGTGCAGGCATTTACAGATCGCGCACTCAAAGCACTCGGTCGATTTCACACGGCATCAGATGCGATAGTTGCGTTTCAAGCCGCCCGTGATGTGGGGTTTAAGAACATAAGTGTCGATCTTATGTACGGCGCGCCGGGGCAGACGCCTGAAGAATGGGCAACGAGTATTCAGAGGGCCATTGAGTTGTGTCCCGAACATATCTCGGTGTATGGACTCACGATTGAACCCCAGACTAATTTTGCGCGCCGCTTTCAAAAGGGGAAATTGGATGTGCCGCCTGAGACCGATCAGGCCGAGATGTATATATATGCTATTGACCAACTCGAAGCTGCCGGGTACACACATTACGAAATTTCCAATTTTGCCCAACCGGGATTTGCGTCGCGCCACAATCTCAACTACTGGCATGATCGCCCCTATCTGGGCGTTGGTTTATCTGCACATTCATATCTCGACAATCGCCGATCCTGGAATGTGCGCGGTATCACAACTTATATACAGCGCATTGAGGCAACCGGATATGCATTGGAAAGAGAAGAACAACTCACACCGACACAGCACATCATGGAACGCGTTATGCTTGGATTGCGCCAACGCAGGGGGCTTTGCGCAGATTTTTTGAGTCATCCAAAAATCCACAAACAGTACATCGCGATGGCAAATCAGCACTTGCTGGAACAAATTGATAACCGCATCCGCCTGACGCGACAGGGTCTCCTGTTCGCCGATCTGGTATGCACCGAACTCGTTAGAGAACTATAG